In Helianthus annuus cultivar XRQ/B chromosome 3, HanXRQr2.0-SUNRISE, whole genome shotgun sequence, a single window of DNA contains:
- the LOC110889339 gene encoding uncharacterized protein LOC110889339, whose product MPKERRDRSVSIGKSKFSPYRCSTSQTKQSLVNSPLENEESLKEWEDTRCPVCMEHPHNAILLLCSSHNNGCRPYMCDTSYRHSNCFDQFRKTFSESHLSGPSTEQSQSQPSIPLTGTDEKSKMVCPLCRGEVNGWVVVDPARLFMNTKTRSCASETCDFTGTYKDLRKHARLVHPFVRPSEVDPTRQQDWRRMERRRDLGDLLSTLQSSIGEERELDEDSTNDLSFDDGGWLTVFFLIRVFQPGNRALVSVQRRTRRRLWGEGSDGEVRDGDVDGESGSEPGPRSLFQFSRRPPASDDDDDES is encoded by the coding sequence ATGCCAAAGGAGAGAAGAGACCGTTCAGTATCTATCGGTAAGTCTAAATTTTCTCCATACCGATGCAGCACGAGTCAAACAAAACAATCACTGGTCAACAGCCCGTTAGAGAACGAAGAAAGTCTGAAAGAATGGGAAGACACCCGCTGTCCTGTTTGTATGGAACACCCTCACAATGCAATCCTTTTATTATGTTCTTCACACAATAACGGTTGTCGTCCTTACATGTGTGACACAAGCTACCGCCACTCAAACTGCTTCGACCAGTTTCGTAAAACCTTCTCCGAAAGTCACCTGTCAGGCCCATCAACTgaacaaagtcaaagtcaaccgTCCATCCCTTTGACTGGAACCGATGAGAAGTCAAAGATGGTGTGTCCTCTGTGCCGCGGGGAGGTCAACGGGTGGGTTGTTGTTGACCCGGCCCGTTTGTTTATGAACACGAAGACACGAAGCTGTGCGAGCGAAACATGTGATTTCACAGGGACGTATAAGGATTTACGGAAGCATGCGAGATTGGTGCATCCGTTTGTAAGGCCGTCGGAAGTGGACCCTACGAGGCAACAAGATTGGAGAAGGATGGAAAGAAGACGAGATTTAGGGGATTTATTGAGTACACTTCAGTCGTCTATTGGCGAAGAACGGGAATTGGATGAAGATAGTACTAATGATTTATcgtttgatgatggtggttggtTGACCGTTTTCTTTCTTATTAGGGTTTTTCAACCTGGAAACAGGGCGCTCGTGTCGGTTCAGAGACGTACAAGGAGACGTTTGTGGGGTGAGGGATCTGATGGTGAGGTTAGGGATGGTGATGTTGATGGTGAGTCGGGTTCTGAACCGGGCCCACGTAGTTTGTTTCAGTTTAGTCGAAGACCGCCTGCTtcggatgatgatgatgatgaatcttgA